CCGCCCGGCCCCTCTTCGCCTCCTTCATGGAGTACCTGTATCCCACCTGTTCCGAAGTGCCGGCTATGACCGTCGAGCATTTCGAGACACCCTCGCCCGAGCAGCCTCTCGGCGTCAAGGGTTGTGGAGAAGGTGGGACCATCGGCCCGGCCGCGGTGGTCGCCGGCGCCGTGGATGACGCCCTGGCCGACCTCGGGGTGGAGATCAAGGCCACCCCGGTGACCCCCTCGGCGATTCGGGAAGCCATACGGGAGGCAACCGCCGGAGGGGGTGAGCGATGAAGCCCGCCCCGTTCGACTACTACCGTCCCGCCACCGTGGAGGACGCCTTGGCCGCCCTCGGTACCTCGGAGACGGCCAAGGTCCTGGCGGGCGGGCAGAGCCTGATCCCCGCCATGAACTTCCGGCTCTCCCAGCCCGACCTCCTGGTGGACATCGGCGGCGTGGAGGGCTTCGACCGGCTGGAGGTCGGACCCTCCGGCGTCATGATCGGCGCATCGGTGACCCAGAGCCGGGTGATGGCCTCGGATGAGGTTGCGAATGCCGTTCCCGGGCTCCGACGGGCTCTGCATCATGTAGCCCATCTCCAGATCAGGAACCGGGGAACAATCTGCGGCAGCATCGCCCATGCCGACCCGGCCGCCGAGTTGCCGGCGCTGGCGATCGCCTGCGGCGCGACCCTGTTCCTCCAGGGACCGGCGGGGGAGAGGACCGTGGATGCCGGCGACTTCTTCCTGGGCCCGTTCTGGACGGACCTTGGTGAGGGCGAGATCATTACCGGGGTTCATTTCCCTAGCGAGCCGGCAGACACCGTTACGTTCCTGGATGAACTGGCATGGAGGTCGGGCGATTTCGCTATCACGGGGCTGGCGGGGGCTCTGGCCACTCGAGGCGGAAGCGTTAGCGGAGCCCGGATGGTCAGCTTCGGAGTGAGCGGAGCGCCTCGCCGGATGACCGGCGCCGAGCAAGCCGTGCTCGGCTTCTCGGCGGGGGACGACGGCTCGGCCGTTTACGGCGCCGCGTACGAGGACGGCGCCGACGCGGTGGATGACGTTCACGCTACGGCGGAGTACCGGCGGGAGGCGCTGGGCGCCCTGGCGGTGAGGAGCGTCCGGGCGGCGCTGGCAACCAACGGCAACGGGACGGGGGTGTGATGATGGGTGCCAATCCGGGCTCGCGGGAAGTCGACGTCTCGGCGACGGTCAACGGGACGCAGGTGACCCACCGGGTTCCCGCCCGCTTGCTGCTGTCCGACTTCATCCGTGACGTCGTGGGCCTGACCGGTACCCACGTGGGGTGCGAGCACGGCTACTGCGGGGCCTGCACGGTGATCGTCGACGGCGATGCCATCCGCTCGTGCTCGACCCTGGCCGTCCAAGCCGACGGGAGCACCATCCGAACCGTGGAGGACCTGGCCACGGACGGGGACCTCACGCCGATGCAGCAGGCCTTCCACGAGAACCACGCCATGCAGTGCGGCTTCTGCACCGCGGGATTCCTGATGACCCTGGAAAGCGTCGACCCCGACGACTACCGGGAGGCGGAGCAGGTGGTGGATCTGCTCTCGGGCAACCTGTGCCGGTGCACGGGGTACCAGAACATCGTCAACGCGGTCTGCTCGGTGTGGGAAGTCGAGCGGAACTGAGAACCTAGGCACAAGGAGGCGAGCGTGACCACCCGACACGCAACCAGCGACTACCTCGACGTTG
This is a stretch of genomic DNA from bacterium. It encodes these proteins:
- a CDS encoding (2Fe-2S)-binding protein, with translation MMGANPGSREVDVSATVNGTQVTHRVPARLLLSDFIRDVVGLTGTHVGCEHGYCGACTVIVDGDAIRSCSTLAVQADGSTIRTVEDLATDGDLTPMQQAFHENHAMQCGFCTAGFLMTLESVDPDDYREAEQVVDLLSGNLCRCTGYQNIVNAVCSVWEVERN
- a CDS encoding xanthine dehydrogenase family protein subunit M — encoded protein: MKPAPFDYYRPATVEDALAALGTSETAKVLAGGQSLIPAMNFRLSQPDLLVDIGGVEGFDRLEVGPSGVMIGASVTQSRVMASDEVANAVPGLRRALHHVAHLQIRNRGTICGSIAHADPAAELPALAIACGATLFLQGPAGERTVDAGDFFLGPFWTDLGEGEIITGVHFPSEPADTVTFLDELAWRSGDFAITGLAGALATRGGSVSGARMVSFGVSGAPRRMTGAEQAVLGFSAGDDGSAVYGAAYEDGADAVDDVHATAEYRREALGALAVRSVRAALATNGNGTGV